The following coding sequences lie in one Burkholderia cepacia genomic window:
- a CDS encoding porin, with translation MIKKSVVLGLVSIGSVSAYAQSSVTLYGVVDAGIAYTNNQGGASNIQQTSGKLSGSRWGLKGAEDLGGGLQAVFTLESGFRPSDGGLGQGGRLFGRSAYVGLGKKGLGTLTFGRQYEPITDLVAQYSGAGFWSPATHVGDNDNLNQSFRLNNAVKFRSDTIAGFTADLLYAFSNQANGGAGTGFSNNNAWGASANYVNGPLSVGGGYVRFNHPNSTSNTSGAVGGATSTTGNDYSGAFFYGLNGGVLKQQIGALGANYALGRATLGFAWSHTQLDYVDGSSRKFNNYDVNARYQITPAATLIGVYTFTDGRASGLPGTGGQTLKPRWHQFTLGFDYALSKRTDIYVSGIYQLAAGDASTATSGGYRKIAAISNIGSASSTNRQLAFVSGLRVKF, from the coding sequence ATGATCAAAAAATCGGTAGTCCTGGGTTTGGTTTCGATCGGTTCCGTCAGTGCGTACGCACAGAGTTCGGTCACGTTGTACGGCGTCGTCGACGCCGGTATCGCGTATACGAACAACCAGGGCGGCGCAAGCAACATCCAGCAGACGAGCGGCAAGCTGAGCGGCAGCCGCTGGGGCCTGAAAGGCGCGGAAGATCTCGGTGGCGGCCTGCAGGCGGTCTTCACGCTCGAAAGCGGCTTCCGCCCGAGCGACGGCGGGCTCGGCCAGGGCGGCCGCCTGTTCGGCCGCTCCGCGTACGTGGGCCTCGGAAAAAAGGGCCTCGGTACGCTGACGTTCGGCCGCCAGTACGAGCCGATCACCGACCTCGTCGCGCAGTACTCGGGCGCCGGCTTCTGGTCGCCGGCCACGCACGTGGGCGACAACGACAACCTGAACCAGAGCTTCCGGCTGAACAACGCGGTGAAGTTCCGCAGCGACACGATCGCCGGCTTCACGGCCGACCTGCTCTATGCATTCAGCAACCAGGCGAACGGCGGTGCGGGCACGGGATTCTCGAACAACAACGCATGGGGCGCGTCGGCGAACTACGTGAACGGCCCGCTGTCGGTCGGCGGCGGCTATGTGCGGTTCAACCACCCGAACTCGACGTCGAACACGAGCGGCGCGGTGGGCGGCGCGACCTCGACCACCGGCAACGACTACAGCGGCGCATTCTTCTACGGGCTGAACGGCGGCGTGCTCAAGCAGCAGATCGGCGCACTCGGCGCGAACTACGCGCTCGGCCGCGCGACGCTCGGCTTCGCATGGAGCCATACGCAGCTCGACTATGTCGATGGCTCGTCGCGCAAGTTCAACAACTACGACGTGAACGCGCGCTACCAGATCACGCCGGCCGCCACGCTGATCGGCGTCTATACGTTCACCGACGGGCGCGCGAGCGGCCTGCCGGGCACCGGCGGCCAGACGCTGAAGCCGCGTTGGCACCAGTTCACACTCGGGTTCGACTATGCGCTGTCGAAGCGCACCGATATCTACGTGTCGGGCATCTACCAGCTCGCGGCCGGCGATGCGAGCACGGCCACGTCGGGCGGCTATCGCAAGATCGCGGCGATCTCGAACATCGGCAGCGCGTCGTCGACGAACCGGCAGCTCGCATTCGTCAGCGGGCTGCGCGTGAAATTCTGA
- a CDS encoding DUF3088 domain-containing protein: MSRDVLFLLEPGFADPKHPGQRFVCPHGLSIEGLLASAPDRAGRLDVKRVGFERPRPAVIDALDDAHQGLPVLVLGRDQPAPDDAQTLGDVRFVTDARRILALLAERHGFPALH; encoded by the coding sequence ATGAGTCGCGATGTGCTGTTTCTGCTGGAACCGGGCTTTGCCGATCCGAAGCATCCGGGTCAACGCTTCGTCTGTCCGCACGGACTGTCGATCGAAGGGTTGCTGGCCAGTGCCCCCGATCGTGCCGGCCGCCTGGACGTGAAGCGCGTCGGCTTCGAGCGGCCGCGGCCCGCGGTGATCGACGCGCTCGACGATGCGCACCAGGGCCTGCCGGTCCTCGTACTCGGTCGCGACCAGCCGGCGCCGGACGACGCGCAGACGCTCGGCGACGTGCGCTTCGTCACCGACGCGCGCCGTATCCTCGCGCTGCTGGCTGAACGCCACGGATTTCCGGCGCTGCATTGA
- a CDS encoding ABC transporter substrate-binding protein produces MSSISAARRRLLLAGAAIAAAPLAGRSVFAAPAVNTDLAGTTLRVATYKGGWRALLQAAGLGDTPYRIDWRELNNGVLHIEALNADALDIGSGSEIPAVFAARQKANVRFISRVREDLNNQVTLARKDTPIRGIADLKGKRVGYVRATTSHYFLYRQLTEAGLGFDDIQPINLSPTDGLSAYDRGDIDAWAIYGYNGQLARNRYGARVLKTGKGYLSGNFPVYANPRTLDDARRRAATGDLLLRFRHAYAWANGHFRDYALAQNRETRVPVADLVTMFDRRSEDFALLPVTADVVAQHQQVADVFARIGVLDGPANVAPLWDTSFNPVVAAG; encoded by the coding sequence ATGTCGTCTATCTCGGCGGCACGCCGCCGCCTGCTGCTCGCCGGCGCCGCGATTGCGGCGGCGCCCCTGGCCGGGAGGTCGGTGTTCGCGGCGCCGGCCGTCAACACCGATCTCGCCGGCACGACGTTGCGCGTCGCGACCTACAAGGGCGGCTGGCGTGCGCTGCTGCAGGCGGCCGGGCTCGGCGACACGCCGTACCGGATCGACTGGCGCGAGCTGAACAACGGCGTGCTGCATATCGAGGCGCTCAATGCGGATGCACTCGATATCGGTTCGGGTAGCGAAATACCCGCGGTGTTCGCCGCGCGCCAGAAAGCCAATGTGCGGTTCATTTCGCGGGTGCGCGAAGACCTGAACAACCAGGTCACGCTCGCACGCAAGGACACGCCGATCCGTGGTATCGCCGACCTGAAGGGCAAGCGCGTTGGTTACGTGCGCGCGACGACGTCGCACTATTTCCTGTATCGCCAGCTGACGGAGGCCGGCCTCGGTTTCGACGATATCCAGCCGATTAACCTGTCGCCGACCGACGGACTATCCGCGTACGATCGCGGCGACATCGACGCGTGGGCGATCTACGGCTATAACGGTCAGCTCGCACGCAATCGCTACGGTGCGCGCGTGCTGAAGACGGGGAAGGGCTATCTGTCGGGCAATTTCCCGGTGTACGCGAACCCGCGCACACTCGACGATGCGCGCCGTCGAGCGGCCACCGGCGATCTGCTGCTGCGGTTCCGGCACGCGTATGCGTGGGCGAACGGGCATTTTCGCGACTACGCGCTCGCGCAGAACCGCGAGACGCGCGTGCCGGTTGCCGATCTCGTCACGATGTTCGACCGGCGCAGCGAAGACTTTGCGTTGCTACCGGTGACGGCCGACGTGGTCGCGCAGCATCAACAGGTGGCGGATGTGTTCGCCCGGATCGGCGTGCTCGACGGGCCGGCCAACGTCGCGCCGTTGTGGGATACGTCGTTCAATCCGGTGGTTGCGGCGGGGTGA